From Amaranthus tricolor cultivar Red isolate AtriRed21 chromosome 4, ASM2621246v1, whole genome shotgun sequence:
tcaaaggtaaacttgtttgtgtttttttggtgtatatgtagttttttagggttataatcaaatttacttatttttcaaatgtaaatactagttgttaaatcaagactttTCTTAATTATCCATAAGTATTggaggtaatttttaattgtttttatagctttatgttgttttttgaagtaatgttgttgaattagttgaattcaatgttgataatattattagaaatgttgatgttgatgttggtattagaaatattatttatgtacttatgaatttatttattatttggattttatgtgtattatatatatatatgaacttagttacattatggattttaataatttttagaccaaaaaagattataatcaaatgaatataatgtacttgtataggcatgaagttgatgatgatgttggttttctttgtattaatgtagaaaatggcatcgttttgcgtgactatagtatgtttttggaatgctTGATTTGAGAAAGTAGTGGTAAAGTTctttatgttgggggaagacgtaagttgtttgcatgcaattcgaacatggatttgaaccactttaaacgttttatatgttttaagattggattggaccctatTAGAAGTACcataaatataagctttaaatatgacatgagtggagaattgcttccctttcctgttgaggatgatgaggctatagatgctatgtgggagtattcaaagtccacccaaattccctctttggatttatacgtagaagaagtaccattagggaatgtagttgcttctaatcctactcctacccctatgcctatttTAACTCAGGAAACTGTAAATCCCGTCATTTCTTCCacatcttgtactttttctcaacccctacgaatcaagttccaattaattcaatggttaacttaggagaaactattgagatgggaccttgggatgatggaaatgagagtaatgagctcattgacgatccttctaAGGACGATGTGGAtatcgatgaggatgcgctagcaaatgacatgaccctaggcaacagTCCTATAATCATTCCTCATACACCTTTTGCCCTATGTCCACCTTTAGAtgagtatgaggaggacaactcatggaggattttatgccaatgatcgataagaggtcatggccgcaATACACGAGATCCATGCTATACCTCGTTGCATACGACAGAGTTGATCGTGCCATTATCACAGCACTGGTTGAGAGATGGCGTCAGGAGACGCATATATTTCATCtccctctaggtgaggctaccatcacactacttgatgtagccttactaacgcggcttcccatcgagggacttGCCGTGTGTACAGCCGAACGCCATCTATCAGGCTGGCGTGACATGGTGCATCACATATTGGGAGAGCGCCCTCCACCGGAAGTGATCAGGGGGAGCGATTTGCGCTGCACGTGGTTAGTTCAGACCTTCTCGTATCTCCCCGAAGATGCTGATGAAGGCACCATTTCGAGGTACGCCAAGGCGTACCTCTTATACTTGATAGGAGCTGTGttgtttgccgataaaacaaacaaccaaatacaGCTCCTTTACTTAATTTTACTTGACGACCCTTGGGAACGAATCGccgagtatagctggggctccgCAGCCCTTGGATACCTGTACAAGAGACTATGTGGTGCTACCCACAAGAACGTCAAGGAGATTGCGGAACCAGTAGTCATATTACaggaaataaaaataacatttaattctaatcTGCTGTAgttgaattacatactaattacattttcaATGTTCAACTGTgagcgtgggagcatattcttatcggccaaccttatAGAACCATTGGTCATGGTGATACTGTTCCTCCACCACAACCCCCACCAGATGCTGCGTATGGTTCAAGGTGGAATTTCGCACGCCAGACGCGTAAGCACACCGACACCGGTCTcggattctaccgagatcagttagatctgctacgacccaaccaggtaaatatttcagtactcattaacattagtacaatttaattaaaatatcacTTACATtctcataacatgtattttagtttttgtgggacccataccctgcggaagcctacgcagctgtacccgagcactcggggattcattcaggtgcgtggagggcttttgtgccactcatatgtttcaacattgtcgaagtacatctactaGAGCGCGTACTGTGCAACTATAGGTTGGTgcagggcattccaccgccttgtgacactgaaccctAGCTACACCAAATTTCATGTAAAATTCAGGGTACTGCAAACTGGATGGACATCAACTGGCGTCACATCGCTAGTTGGTATGGTAGACTGGAGCTGTTGGCACAAGGTGCGCTGATCGATGTTCATGACGCACCTACTACACAAGActacatgtcgtggttcctctccatcacgtgccgatggatgacaccagtcccctccactgccagagcgacaccTGAATGCCTCTTACTACCATAGGAGgtgtaggagaccaactcagttggaaaGGATAGATGAGGGTCATGAGCGTTAAcgtttaaattttttgtatttggatccaatatatatatatatatatatatatatacacacacacacacacacacacacacacacacacacacacacacaaatatatatacatatatatatatatatatatatatatatatatatatatatatatatatatatatatatatatatatatatatatatacacacacacacacaaacacgcacacacacacacacacatatatatatatatatatatatatatatatatatatatatatatatatatatatatatatgtgtgtgtgtgtgtgtgtgtgtgtgtgtgtgtgtgtgtgtgtgtgtgtgtgtgtgtgtatatatatttatatatatatatatatatatatatatatatacatacatacatacatacatacatacatatatatatacatatatatatatatatatacatatatatatatatatacatatacatacatacatatatatatatacatatacatacatacatatatatatatatatatatatatatatatatatatatatatatatatatatatatatatatatatatatatatatatatacatacatacaatatatacatatatatatatatatatatacatatatatatatatatatacatatacatatatatatatacatatacatatatatgtatatatgtatatatatgtatatatgtatatatatgtatatatatatatatatatatatatatatgtttatttagttgtatatttcaaacatttgtatatattttgttgtatatatatgtttagttactttatcatagcctctAAGCTTTCACTTacgaatgatcggagttttggcgatgaatcatacTGCCTGTGTagcaacccgacttaccgttgactgggtaaacagggtcgtcacggggatcatttcccaagaaacttaaatcatatcCCAAAACCTAAGCAAAAGAATCACCAGCTCTATAACGAAACCAACACAGTTAAGTCTCAAACCAAATATCTAATCTAAATATAAAGTAACCATACAACTCGCTacgagtccattataatcaacataatcagaactaatatacattaaacaaattcctaatacaaactataagcTTCCACGGCCTCAGCTCAAAACGACATCCTTAGCACTCTCATCAACATTGCTAACCCGTTTATTCCCGACCggatccgatctgtaatcaactaaaagatggaaacaacaaggaATCAGATTACACTGAGTGAGAAGCAAtaatccaaaacaattaaacacagcaattcaaaacaatggtttaaaagcaacatcagtttcctagatctatgtgcgcacagggagtctagtttgagaggtgccccatagctctaaggctatgtcactctcgggtgaagctagtcaatatctcaatgacaattcgcttcaaaaacagggagtagggaaccatgttcctcaactccgtcaatgaccagctcgcaagcccgatccattgaccatatcaatctcagcataatcattcataaacatttatcacattcatataaatttcacaaactttaaataaacattttacaaatggtagcctggccagatccctttttaagggactgttactactcaccaaaagaacgcttcaagaagctaagtctGGTACTCCGCGTTTACTAGAAGGGCTCTTCGATAAAGTcgtctcctgaagcataacaatcaTAGTATCACAACAACGCATACAATACtacaactaggttcatatagttCATTACTACTCATCCTAAGGACGCATAGTTCCACCAGCTATTCTAATATTCCAATTACATACCAATATATACACTCAAACTCAATGTTAGAAATCCTCAAGGAATCACATAATGctttcaagaatatcaaattattCGATACTTGCCCATAAATCTTGGTTTAGCATTTCTAAACATCCTATAATAGTAAAACTTGATCTTTAATTCACCATTACATCTTACTAAACTGGAAATAAACATTCTAGCCCACAATCGCTATTGCTCATAAAGAATTTAATAATctatctaaaatattaaatcatctAGCAATTAGCTCTGACGAGTATCCACATTCAAAATGATTAATCTTAACTTTACCTAAATCTATCAATCAACATAACACCCATAACAAGTTCTCAAATCAACAAACATGCAATATATCCTCTAAGAGCATCACTTTGCTCAATTActtgtcatcatcattatttaccATCAATTCCTAATTCCTAACCATAATTATCCAGTATCACATATCCAGCTAATACTCCCAACCAACATAACTcatccaattaatttatataaactcaagattcaataaaattaaagcTTAATTCATGACGAAGGAGCATGCTAATGAAAGTATGTCAATGAAATCAACCTCATATTAATAAAACCCAATTGAAGGATAACTATTAACCCTAAACACATGATAAAATGAGTACTCAATTTGAATTTCaactttaattatgaacaagtaaataaaaaaaatatcattttcgAATTTACAAGACACCCTGCTAGCATTTTGggcataacttcctcatacgaactcattttggggcgattcaagtgcccacgcgaccgTGACTCGGAGCTCTACAATTCTTATGAAGGAACCAGAACTCAAAAACAATTAGAACTACTTAGAAAGTGGCCAAAACAGAACATTCAAATTCCGGACTGAAATTTCAATAAATACCAAactttatactagaaatcaaataacccaaaaaccaatactaatcaacactaaaaagaaCCCAACTAAAGCCTTCGAAATGGATTAACAAAGAACACAAAAGGATTTTCAGTTACTTCTTTAATGGAATAAATTCTAcaaatatattgattttttttacatgtaATTTCGATTAGAAATAGTTAGGGTTCGAACATATGAGAAGAAAATCGATCATAAAAGATGAGTAAAATGAAATTACACATAGAAATTAAGAGATTTAATACCTTAGTTTGTTTACACCAACAATTACAagaagaaggaggaagaagatggtgaAGGTGGTGCCGGTGCTGGTGCCGGTGCTGCTGCCgcttgaagaagaaggaaagaaaaggaaaaggaaagtgGGAAGGGTGTCGGtttaagaaggaagaagaaggaatgagaaggaagaagaagaggaatggCGGTGAAGGTGAATGGGAATTAGGGAAAAAAAAGTTTCTGATTTGGGTATTaattttagttagttttttttttattttttttatttatatatatatatatatatatcattattattattattattattattattattattattatcacttaaCCCACTTGATTCACGGTAATTTCTAATTAGTTAAAGGcccaaaatgattttatttattttaaattcccgaATGTCACagcctgaaacatacattgacttgtaattacttattctaatgtctctaatgcaaatacaacaaataaaaactcaaaaataaaaaataaaaaaaatatgtacatagctgttcgcagttaccaactgcgaacagctccaaaccttaGGTTTgaaattttcacgcttacttttggaatatttttaaaacttgGATTATTtgactcatttttttttatttttcctcttatagtttttaaattttcgcAATAGTTTTGGGCTGGACGTGGGCCTAGAAGCCCAGCTGTTAAAGAAGGAGGTTctggaaaatttgaataaaataagattatttaacaacttaattccaaaaataagcttcgtgaaaacttaattcccaaaataagcgtccgtacatccaaacctagccttggagtaagtcgctgttactaacagcgacttagggagTTGACCAGTGAACTCCGTaagtcgctgttaataacaacgactttaaggttaactgatcaactccttaatctcgtaggttggaatgaggaagtaattgagaactgaaaacttaaaatttattaagtcgctgttactaacagcgacttaaaaaaaaaaaatttttttaagtcgctgttagtaacaacgacttactccaaggctaggtttggatatacggacgtttattttgggaattaagttttcatgaagcttatttttgaaattaagttgttaaaacatcttattttattcaaaatgtgGGAGATTCGGCCTCTGTGGAACTTAAGTAGGAAAGGGGCAATTAGACTAGGCCCAAGGAGGAGAGGCCCAATATTTCCATGGTAGGTATTGCCAATTTGGACCAGAGGAAGAATAGCGGATGGGTCGGTTGGAGTTTCCATGAAATTAATTTAGTCTTTTTGGACGGTGAGCATGCTGCTGAGAACCGGAGCTGTGGTGGTTGTCACGGTTGTTTCGGCCACCACGGTGGGGATTGCGGTGGCCACCACGATGAGGGGTGCCACAAGGTTTGGATATTTCAGAATTTTCTAAATTTGAATGCAATGGGTAACAAGGGCCGAGAGATGAAGAAACATTATCTTTCTTATTTGAGTGTTCTTCCAATTCGAGCATAGACCGAAGATTATCAAAGGATGGGACCAGATCCATGTGTTGTACCAAAGAACAAAAGGTGCGATGGTCGGATGTCAAGCCTTGTAGAACTTGAAGAGCCAACCAATTATCGGAGATGGAGGTACCAAGATTATTAAGAGTGGTAGCAATATTTTTGAGTTTATTGCAGTAACTTTTCACATTGGAAATTTGAGCAAGAGAAAGCTCATTAAATTGAGATTCTAGATGAAGAATACAAGTTTTATTGTTATGGAAATTGTATTTTATGCGGTTCCAAGCATCAAGAGCACAATCCTTATGATGAACAATGGATGTAAGAAGAGCGGGACAAATGTTACCATAATTTCAAGTGCGAACAATAACATCAAGACGTTGCCATTCGGAATCCCGTGGTTCCGATGCTTTGGAAGAATCATCGGGAATAATATGATCAATCACAAGATAAGCACGACAATGGAATTGAAAAATAGTAGACCATGTGTTATAATTAACACCTTCTTCGTCAAGTTGGATGGGAACACAATTTTTAATATTCGTAACCAAGGTAGCCAGGTGAATTTTTGTAGAAGCCAtgaaaaagagagaaaaggagAGAAGATAGAGGAAGAAAGGGGGTGGAAACCACCAATAGGGGTGGTGGGCGACAAGAAAGAGATGGCGGAAGGCTTTGGGAAGGATAAAAAACCTAAGCTCTTGATACCATATTAGAAATGATTTTGGTTatctttcatttcattattttgagaataaataCACCAAATAATCTAGATTTTTAGGTAACTAAATAACTACAAGATAATTACCAAAATATTGAAGATTTataagatatacaaaatatactATTCTAGTAACAATTAAAGATACTAAAGATTGAATTAGAGCATTGGTAaatatgcaaaaagtaaatgaggcGTTTGAAAAGAAATAGAAGGAGTATAGTCATAGAAAAATTGATTTCTACTGGCAAAAGTATCCACTATGACTCATTAAAATACCTACTTTATCGATAAAACATCTAAGATAAATCATCATAACCTACTTGTACATGTAAAATACCTACAGGTAAACCATTAAAATGTATACCTACTTTTATCAGTTAAAACAACTACTTTAACTCATTAAAATACCTACttcaagtgaaaaaaaaaaacctaatatatattcattataaTGGCTACTTGTATATGTAAAAATTCCTATTGATAAAAATGCCTACTATATTCTATAACTTGGATTGATTTtgaaatgtaaaattatttgaatataatttttccATGATAATCCTATTTGATTTATTTGCTTCTTTATATTGTATTTATTCTTTTGAATGAAGATAGTTTTGTGAGTAATTGTAACTGAATGAAAGTATTAAAGAAAGCATGATGGAAAGCATCCAATTCACAAGATAATTAATACTACTATTATATAATCAATTGATGTATTATATTTACCTAAGAAGTTGTGAAAATAACCCACCAAGGCAGCAATTATGTGTAGTAGGATCTAATCATCCAAGTCATATACAATTAAGAGTAATACTTTATAAAAATCTAATCATGATATAAATTTGACAATATAATCACCTGATTACAGAACACTTTCCAGGGATAAATACTTCTACAATCTAATTTCATTTCTATAAACTACTTGCTCTCATGCCATTTAATTAAAAGCTCGGTTTGATTTTCGCTACCTTAAAAAGACCTCATTGTATTTTATACCGGATTCGATAATAATTTTCAGACCAGCTGACTTCGTTCTTGATCATCCTCACTAATCAATTTGTTCATCTCCTCGTCTGTGGATGTTCTGTCAACCTTATGAGTGACGATGGGTAATTCGACCCTCTTCAGGGGTTTGTTGTCGGGCAAAAGCTTCATTACAATTCCCATGGCAATCAATAACAGCCCTGTTCCGTGCTGTTCGGTTAAAGGCTTTGTGAAGAGCAAGTAAGATAACAGCAGAGTTACCGCCTTTCTTGCTGTCGTCACCTGATAATCCAATACACAGATTGATTACTATACGATCATCATTACCCATATAATTTCTCGACAGTTAAAATGGGTGACCGATATTAGACACTCTTCTCATTGGCACTCGGCCATGTCTCCAGGTCTGACATAAGTACCGGAGTTGGGCTAATTTAGAAAAATTGTGTTACAATAATGATAAAATAGGTTGTTGGAAATGAAGCAATTGCATAGATTCCTTATTGAGACATGAAAGAGAGTTGAAGCAGCTAAAAAAGCAGGTGAAAAATGGACATAAATACATACCATGGCTGTGGTAGCAGCACCAAACAGTGCAATGAGAGACAAGACAGAGACTTGACCAATAAAGGTAGCCATGGCTTCAAAAACCAACACACCATAAACATAGGGATGCTGCATTATAAGTAAGGTGAGAGAGAAATGTGTCAAGCAAATCAGACAAATAAAATCAGGCAAAAATGGTGGGTAAAAGTTTCACCTGATAACATGATTTCCACGCTCGGAATAATTCTCCAGTCAGAACCATGGGTGGTATCAGCATTGGCAAGCCCACAACGGTTGAGCAAAACAACATCTCCATCTATTTTGCATAAACAGTTAAAAAGACGGTAAAGGTAATCGTTAATCCTGGATATCAACTTCACATTTTTCTTATGAATTGAATTGTGTAGGAAGTGTAAGAAACACCTGAGTGGTTTCAGGATTCATGGTAAAGATTGCTTCTTGTAAATTTCCGAGGAAGGAGTCCATGATTAGAGCCCCACTAATCATTACAACACCGATTATGCTGAAGTTTGGAGACGTTTGTGCATCTGCCAAAGTGAAGAGGATTAAACCCACCACCAAGAGCAATGCCGATACATATTCAGATGGCGGATACTTCCTTCTTAATCCCGGGATGAATGCTCCCATTATCATCACTGGTAAAACCTGTTAACGCCACATTTAACAAAATCAACGATCAACATTATAACAAAGAGTGTTAACCCTGAGATGAATTCATAGGATTCCTGGCAAAAAATTGGTTTACATGGCACGAATTGCAAACAATACAAAGCCAATGACCATCAATCACCATGTTAAACAGCATTCGGAAAACGGCCAAAAATTAGCATAtctaagattaagattaagtaCAGTATCAATGACAGTGAAAAGGCAGAAGAGGTACTATATTTCCTTATCAAATAATCCTCCACCTACCACTAATTCTAAATAAATTAGTGCACCTATCACTAATTTTCTGATTATAAATTACATGCTCATAAAATGATTGGCTAAATAATACACATAgaaattgaatattttactaAGCAATCAACTGACAATTAGTAGTACTCAACTTATAGAAGTTAATCATAAACTTCCAACTGGATTATCAAATTACGTAATCTACCTCAATTTTGAGTAAATGACAATGACATTTAATACAAAGCAATAACTTATGAGGATAGGCAAAACAAATGTCACTTATATAAGTATCATGCACATGGAGTTAAAGAAATGGTTGAGTATCATTAATTTCCCAAAACAATGCTGAAATTGTTCaaaattttccaaattaccaCAACATAAATTTCATTTCTAAGGTCCTAACATAGAATCA
This genomic window contains:
- the LOC130809924 gene encoding UDP-galactose/UDP-glucose transporter 4-like; protein product: MKNNNEEQVRSLFGISLTSRPKWHQFLICSSGFFFGYLVNGICEEYVYNRLQFSYGWYFTFIQGFVYLALIYLNGFTTKQMVNPWKTYVKLSAVLMGSHGLTKGSLAWLNYPAQIMFKSTKVLPVMIMGAFIPGLRRKYPPSEYVSALLLVVGLILFTLADAQTSPNFSIIGVVMISGALIMDSFLGNLQEAIFTMNPETTQMEMLFCSTVVGLPMLIPPMVLTGELFRAWKSCYQHPYVYGVLVFEAMATFIGQVSVLSLIALFGAATTAMVTTARKAVTLLLSYLLFTKPLTEQHGTGLLLIAMGIVMKLLPDNKPLKRVELPIVTHKVDRTSTDEEMNKLISEDDQERSQLV